The Branchiostoma lanceolatum isolate klBraLanc5 chromosome 19, klBraLanc5.hap2, whole genome shotgun sequence DNA segment aggaccacatttgcatgatttatgcgtaaacttgtaattcccttaccggaaaagctgcagatgtcagatttgacatgtacgtaccgttagcaaaggtgatcacacctggccatgaattatgctaatgaggacctcatttgcataattcttgcattaacttgtatttcccttaccgtggcagctgcggatgtcatccttaagatgtaggtaccattaggaaaggtgaatgcacctggccaaaaattatgctaatgaggacctcacttgcataatttatgcatcatgttgtattccccttactgtaaaagctgcggatgtcatcttgaacatgtaggtacatgtaggaaaggtgaaaacacctggacataacttatggtcatgatgacctcatttgcataaattatgcagaaccttggatttgcccaggagttattttgggacagcccacttcttgcatgaggagtatgggcgaaacatcctgaatttgctcttaaagcaaatgacggccagtctagttcagGTTTAACACGTCATGGACATCCTGTGCGAAACAATTTAGCTGCGCCCCCTGGCGGTGATGATAGTCATGGTTTATAGATTACCCCCATTTCCCATCAAAATCAGCAGTTCAGCAAATAACAGAGAGGCTGTATGTCTGTCAAATTTAGCAGTTTTACGTACTTGCCTTGCTTCTCTACGATTTTGCTTCGCGTTTTAACTTACAGAAGGTGTCATGTAGAAAAAATGTAAGGACGGTATTAGCTCCTTCGTGTAGTCCTTCTGTTGTAACTTAGAGTTGTAACTATACTTTTCAGTATTTGTTGTAGAATGTTGAAGTAGATTAGACGACTACTTTTTCTAACCTCCCCGGCGAACATGTACCTTACAGGTGGCCGTAACACCATCTCGTGCCTCCGGTGTGTTGCTGACGACACCCTGACTCTGTTCGAACACAGCAACTTTAACGGCCGGGCCTGCACCCTCACCGGACAGGCACCCAACCTGACGCGCGTGCGCTTTAACGACAAGGCTTCCTCTGCCATTGTCACTGGTAGGTGTACGTATGTAGTAGGTATAGTCGGCAACCTTCCGATAGTTACAGGACAGTTTACAGTGTATACAACGAATACGTAATAGTTTGAGCAGAAATATACTTACCTACGTCCCTTAGGCAACTGCACACTGGCAATGATTGTAGAATACTACCTTTGtacttcactcactcactcactcactcactcattcattcattcattctctcttcttcttttactttgtGCATAGAGTAAATGACATTAGGGTCTTGTTATTGCAAATAGTATTGTATACCGTGTTGTCTAACATATAGTAGAGTACAGTTATTAAATCATTATGATTATGCACTATCAGAGGACAttatttctatattcaatatGTTTTGACCAGTCTATGTCAAACAAACCTATGTCATCCTATAGCTGATGTAGGTACATAACCTGTATATCTACTTTTTGTGAAACCACTAACAATTAAAGCTAGGTTTTCAGTCCTTCGATTCTCCCTAAACTTTTTTCTTGAATTTCCCCCAGGTAAGTTTCCCTGGCAGGTGTGTGAAGACGTTGACTACGGCGGGCGAAAGTGGGACCTGGCGCCGGGGAGCTACCCTGACCCGGCCGGTATGGGCGGACACGACATCCTGTCGTCTGCACGGCCCTGCCAGGAGAACCCCGGGATCCAGCTGTTCGAACATGCCGACTTCCAGGGACAGAGAGTGTCGTGCGGGCACACCGGAACACTCGTCGAAGGTCTCTCTTCATGACATGTAGAATTTTTTTTGAAAGAAATACTGTGCATCTGCTAGCAAATACTGTACAATATAGTAGTTTTCCAGGGTTGTTTCTTAAATTTGGACATACTTTTCTAAGGGCTAAattttgtgacagaaaagaGTCTGTCAACAACCCATGCAACCGTACAATGAATGTGACGTCCTTTCTAGTTAAGACATAATAGAATGACTTTAAACGAATGATATTTGAACGGTTTCCCTCCCCTATACCTTCACTACATTTTATGCTTAACAAACATCGTAGGACGATTGACAAacggtctgtgtgtgtgtttgcagttGGCTGGCTTGGCGGTGACTTTAACAACAAGTGTTCGTCTATCGAGATTCACAAGGGCACGTGGGTCGTGTACGAGCACATGAACTTCCGTGGCAAGGCGCACGTGCTGAAACCTGGAGCCTACTCCGACTGTACTAAATGGGGAGGTATGGAGATGTCATTAGCTATGAGCTTCATGCTTGTCATCTAGGGATGTTCAAATTTTCTTGCACACAATCATGTAATATATTAGTTATCTATGGGCGTTCGATGTTTGAATTTCTTGGACACAACCATGTATAATGTTTTACCGTACCAGGGTTTCCGTCGTCTGTCAGCTTCCTTCCTCGAAACTGTAATGACTGGAGTTATATATCTTgccgctagatgtcgctgctaTGAGAGTCGATCCCTGACTAAGCGGCAAGATGTTAATAGTTAGTATATagagcaaaaatgtacataaatgttTCTTCCTTGAAGACTATAATCATATTTAACAAATTCCACTGTAGTAACAGTCACTTTTTTATATCAATTTCTTAGCAAATATCTATTGGCCATCTAATGTGAGTCCCAAAAGCTGTATTTAGTCTGTTGGAATATCGTGACATTCTACTGTATTTTCTCCAGGAGAAGAGGACACCATCACCTCAGTCCGTGGTGTGCCTGACAACGCCCTGGTTCTGTTCGGAGACGCGGACTACTCCAGCTACTCCGCACTGCCGCTGGTAGAGAGTCACGGCAATTTCGCCGATTTGGGGTTTGACGACAAGGCCTCTTCAGCCATTGTCACTGGTGCGTTGTACTTCTTGGGATAGTATACTCGTATTTGTGGGAAAGCTTTTTTGACTGTGACAACCAAACGTTTCCAAAAGTTGCGAAGTTTCTTTAACTTGTCAGCTGTCTTTATGAGCGCGAATGAGTCTACTACTCCCtgccgcatggtggcgttgcgGCAAGAAGattgcggtcccaaacgtgactgagttttACAAAAACACTAGAAACTAAAGCACTGAACTGTTGAGAATAAGTCCGtctcaaactttcattttttcctATCTTGCTTTGGTTTAATTTTCTTTACAGTAAACataactgtttttttcttctttacagtaaaccaaggacattataatgtccttgagcaAACGTACAATGTCGGATTACAATTAACCTGTGTGTTCTTATCTATTCCCTCGCTACAGGGGGAGACTGGGAAGTGTTTGAAGACGCGTCTTACGGAGGGAAGCAATGGAAGCTCAACCCGGGCAACTACAACAACCTCGCTACCCTGGGATGTAACGATAAACTCAGCTCAGCTAAACGCCTTTAACGAGTATTAAACAAAACCACGAACATATATCAATGTAAACGTGTTGTTTCCTATCGTATGTCAGAACATGTCATTCCATGGTTTGCTAGAGTCACTAAAATTTAGAAAATAGAGCTAGTGGAACGTATTGTGGGTAATCGCATCATATTATACCTAGTATAAAGCATTCGTCAGTGCCTGCTCTTGTTCGTGAAATTCGGTGATCTGCTGTTATAATGGATAAGGTGCTAAAACAATAAACTTAACATAATTGTCAcagtttcttgttttttttctatcatatttGACAATTAGATAAATATAATTATACGAGACTACTGTAGGAAATGGTGAAGTATGATAAttgcattttttgtagtgtCGGTAGGGTTTGTGATTacgaagatttttaaaaaatgtaacaGTGTGTTTCCTGCTCTTTGTCTATTATAGATCCAGTTTCCTTTCAAACGGCCGGTTGGGTCTACCTTATCTGGCTGCAGTTTTTCGAGGATTAGGTTGAAAACGTTGTTGGTCAGATTGCGCTGTCTGTCGTTAACGTCACAACGTCAGCGGGTCATAGACTTCAGGAGTGTGGATCTACTGCTGACTACATCAAAATTTATCAACTCTAAGTTTATAAATG contains these protein-coding regions:
- the LOC136425505 gene encoding beta-crystallin B1-like; the encoded protein is MSSMKTIKLFEDEDFKGGERAFLCAGPYRDIASVDASKCSSIVVESGTWILYEEKDYMGKTYVLTKGQYPNPGKWTGGRNTISCLRCVADDTLTLFEHSNFNGRACTLTGQAPNLTRVRFNDKASSAIVTGKFPWQVCEDVDYGGRKWDLAPGSYPDPAGMGGHDILSSARPCQENPGIQLFEHADFQGQRVSCGHTGTLVEVGWLGGDFNNKCSSIEIHKGTWVVYEHMNFRGKAHVLKPGAYSDCTKWGGEEDTITSVRGVPDNALVLFGDADYSSYSALPLVESHGNFADLGFDDKASSAIVTGGDWEVFEDASYGGKQWKLNPGNYNNLATLGCNDKLSSAKRL